DNA sequence from the Thermus tengchongensis genome:
GGTGAACCGCGGCGAGAACTACATACCGGACGTCCGGGATGAAGAGCTCCGGGACCTGGTGGGAGCGGGTTTGATCCAGGCGGATACGGACTTCCGCCGGGTGCCGGAGATGGATGTCATTGTGATCGCGGTGCCCACCCCGCTTACCCGAAACCTCACCCCGGATCTCCGCTACGTGGTCCGCGTGACGGAGGCCATAGGCGAGCGGCTGCGTCCAGGCCAGCTCATCAGCCTGGAGTCCACCACTTATCCGGGCACCACGGAAGAGGTGATGCTCCCCATCCTCCAGTCCTCCGGCCTCGAGGTGGAGGAGGACTTTTTCCTGGTGCACTCCCCCGAGCGGGTGGACCCAGGGAACAAGCGGTACACCACCAAGAACACCACCAAGGTGGTGGGGGGCGTGGGCCCGCGTTCTTTGGACGTGGGCGCTTTTTTCTACGCCCAGACCATTGAGAAGGTGGTCACGGTCTCCAGCGCCAAGGCAGCGGAGCTGGTCAAGGTCTTTGAGAACACCTTCCGGGCGGTGAACATCGCTTTGGTGAACGAGCTGGCCCTTCTTTGCGATCGGATGGGGCTCAACGTTTGGGAAGTTTTGGACGCTGCCTTCACGAAACCCTTCGGCATCATGCCCTTTTACCCCGGTCCTGGCGTGGGTGGGCACTGCATCCCCATAGATCCCCACTACCTGGAGTGGAAGGCCAAGGAGTATAACTTCAACACGCATTTCATCGCCTTGGCAGGGGAAATCAACCGGAAAATGCCAGAGTTTGTGGTGGAGAAAGCCCTCCGGCTTCTGGCCGAGGCGGGAATTCCCGTGAAGGGGGCTAAGGTCCTGCTTCTGGGGGTGGCGTACAAGAAAGACATCGGCGACTACAGGG
Encoded proteins:
- a CDS encoding nucleotide sugar dehydrogenase → MPWMESGIKAQTNLDNLKEKIRTRQAVVGVVGLGYVGLPFAVEKAKVGFRVIGVDQNPARAEKVNRGENYIPDVRDEELRDLVGAGLIQADTDFRRVPEMDVIVIAVPTPLTRNLTPDLRYVVRVTEAIGERLRPGQLISLESTTYPGTTEEVMLPILQSSGLEVEEDFFLVHSPERVDPGNKRYTTKNTTKVVGGVGPRSLDVGAFFYAQTIEKVVTVSSAKAAELVKVFENTFRAVNIALVNELALLCDRMGLNVWEVLDAAFTKPFGIMPFYPGPGVGGHCIPIDPHYLEWKAKEYNFNTHFIALAGEINRKMPEFVVEKALRLLAEAGIPVKGAKVLLLGVAYKKDIGDYRESPAIKVIEGLKGLGMEVQYHDPWVPRFAEGGVSMESVPLTPELLQSQDLVLITTDHSVFDYPWILEHAPRVLDTRGATRGLKHPKVTLL